A region of Arabidopsis thaliana chromosome 5, partial sequence DNA encodes the following proteins:
- the ABCI21 gene encoding P-loop containing nucleoside triphosphate hydrolases superfamily protein (POP1; CONTAINS InterPro DOMAIN/s: ATPase, AAA+ type, core (InterPro:IPR003593), ABC transporter-like (InterPro:IPR003439); BEST Arabidopsis thaliana protein match is: P-loop containing nucleoside triphosphate hydrolases superfamily protein (TAIR:AT1G03905.1); Has 1807 Blast hits to 1807 proteins in 277 species: Archae - 0; Bacteria - 0; Metazoa - 736; Fungi - 347; Plants - 385; Viruses - 0; Other Eukaryotes - 339 (source: NCBI BLink).), with the protein MAEKNASAVDGAIRVSGMQFSYDVQDPIFFDFNLDLPAGSRCLLVGANGSGKTTLLKILAGKHMVGGKNVVQVLDRSAFHDTELVCSGDLSYLGGSWSKTAGSAGDIPLQGDFSAEHMIFGVEGIDPFRREKLIDLLDINLQWRMHKVSDGQRRRVQICMGLLHPFKVLLLDEVTVDLDVVARMDLLEFFKEECEQRGATIVYATHIFDGLETWASHLAYINGGELKLSAKLDEIKDLKTSPNLLSVVEAWLRSETKVEKKTKKKPVVTSPFMSSRQMAYYR; encoded by the exons ATGGCGGAGAAAAATGCGAGCGCGGTGGACGGTGCAATTAGGGTTAGTGGAATGCAGTTTTCTTACGATGTTCAAGATCCTATTTTCTTCGATTTTAATCTCGATCTTCCCGCTGGATCTCGTTGCCTCTTGGTTGGTGCCAATGGATCTG GGAAAACTACGTTATTGAAGATTCTTGCTGGAAAACATATGGTTGGAGGAAAGAATGTTGTACAAGTGCTTGATCGCTCAGCATTTCATGATACAGAGCTTGTTTGTAGTGGTGATTTGTCTTACCTAGGAGGATCATGGAGTAAAACTGCTGGTTCTGCT GGTGATATTCCACTCCAAGGAGACTTCTCAGCAGAACATATGATATTTGGAG ttGAAGGGATTGATCCTTTCAGAAGAGAGAAGTTGATTGATCTTCTTGATATCAATCTTCAATGGCGTATGCATAAGGTTTCTGATGGGCAGAGACGTCGAGTGCAAATATGTATGGGTCTATTACATCCGTTCAAG GTATTACTACTGGATGAAGTTACTGTTGACCTCGACGTTGTTGCTAGGATGGATTTGTTGGAGTTCTTTAAAGAAGAATGTGAACAG AGAGGAGCTACAATTGTATATGCAACTCATATTTTCGACGGGCTCGAGACATGGGCTAGTCATTTGGCTTACATTAATGGAGGAGAGCTGAAACTCTCGGCCAAGTTAGATGAGATCAAGGATCTCAAAACCTCACCAAATCTGCTATCTGTTGTTGAAGCTTGGCTCCGGTCTGAAACCAAAGTTGAgaaaaagacgaagaagaaacctgTTGTTACCTCTCCATTTATGTCGTCTAGACAAATGGCATATTACCGATGA
- the ABCI21 gene encoding P-loop containing nucleoside triphosphate hydrolases superfamily protein (POP1; BEST Arabidopsis thaliana protein match is: P-loop containing nucleoside triphosphate hydrolases superfamily protein (TAIR:AT1G03905.1); Has 9575 Blast hits to 9549 proteins in 2190 species: Archae - 96; Bacteria - 7682; Metazoa - 239; Fungi - 361; Plants - 280; Viruses - 2; Other Eukaryotes - 915 (source: NCBI BLink).), with protein MAEKNASAVDGAIRVSGMQFSYDVQDPIFFDFNLDLPAGSRCLLVGANGSGKTTLLKILAGKHMVGGKNVVQVLDRSAFHDTELVCSGDLSYLGGSWSKTAGSAGDIPLQGDFSAEHMIFGVEGIDPFRREKLIDLLDINLQWRMHKVSDGQRRRVQICMGLLHPYYYWMKLLLTSTLLLGWICWSSLKKNVNREELQLYMQLIFSTGSRHGLVIWLTLMEES; from the exons ATGGCGGAGAAAAATGCGAGCGCGGTGGACGGTGCAATTAGGGTTAGTGGAATGCAGTTTTCTTACGATGTTCAAGATCCTATTTTCTTCGATTTTAATCTCGATCTTCCCGCTGGATCTCGTTGCCTCTTGGTTGGTGCCAATGGATCTG GGAAAACTACGTTATTGAAGATTCTTGCTGGAAAACATATGGTTGGAGGAAAGAATGTTGTACAAGTGCTTGATCGCTCAGCATTTCATGATACAGAGCTTGTTTGTAGTGGTGATTTGTCTTACCTAGGAGGATCATGGAGTAAAACTGCTGGTTCTGCT GGTGATATTCCACTCCAAGGAGACTTCTCAGCAGAACATATGATATTTGGAG ttGAAGGGATTGATCCTTTCAGAAGAGAGAAGTTGATTGATCTTCTTGATATCAATCTTCAATGGCGTATGCATAAGGTTTCTGATGGGCAGAGACGTCGAGTGCAAATATGTATGGGTCTATTACATCC GTATTACTACTGGATGAAGTTACTGTTGACCTCGACGTTGTTGCTAGGATGGATTTGTTGGAGTTCTTTAAAGAAGAATGTGAACAG AGAGGAGCTACAATTGTATATGCAACTCATATTTTCGACGGGCTCGAGACATGGGCTAGTCATTTGGCTTACATTAATGGAGGAGAGCTGA
- the ABCI21 gene encoding P-loop containing nucleoside triphosphate hydrolases superfamily protein, with protein MVGGKNVVQVLDRSAFHDTELVCSGDLSYLGGSWSKTAGSAGDIPLQGDFSAEHMIFGVEGIDPFRREKLIDLLDINLQWRMHKVSDGQRRRVQICMGLLHPFKVLLLDEVTVDLDVVARMDLLEFFKEECEQRSYNCICNSYFRRARDMG; from the exons ATGGTTGGAGGAAAGAATGTTGTACAAGTGCTTGATCGCTCAGCATTTCATGATACAGAGCTTGTTTGTAGTGGTGATTTGTCTTACCTAGGAGGATCATGGAGTAAAACTGCTGGTTCTGCT GGTGATATTCCACTCCAAGGAGACTTCTCAGCAGAACATATGATATTTGGAG ttGAAGGGATTGATCCTTTCAGAAGAGAGAAGTTGATTGATCTTCTTGATATCAATCTTCAATGGCGTATGCATAAGGTTTCTGATGGGCAGAGACGTCGAGTGCAAATATGTATGGGTCTATTACATCCGTTCAAG GTATTACTACTGGATGAAGTTACTGTTGACCTCGACGTTGTTGCTAGGATGGATTTGTTGGAGTTCTTTAAAGAAGAATGTGAACAG AGGAGCTACAATTGTATATGCAACTCATATTTTCGACGGGCTCGAGACATGGGCTAG
- the ABCI21 gene encoding P-loop containing nucleoside triphosphate hydrolases superfamily protein (POP1; CONTAINS InterPro DOMAIN/s: ABC transporter-like (InterPro:IPR003439); BEST Arabidopsis thaliana protein match is: P-loop containing nucleoside triphosphate hydrolases superfamily protein (TAIR:AT1G03905.1); Has 81880 Blast hits to 79997 proteins in 3150 species: Archae - 1252; Bacteria - 69791; Metazoa - 943; Fungi - 1057; Plants - 1111; Viruses - 2; Other Eukaryotes - 7724 (source: NCBI BLink).) has protein sequence MAEKNASAVDGAIRVSGMQFSYDVQDPIFFDFNLDLPAGSRCLLVGANGSGKTTLLKILAGKHMVGGKNVVQVLDRSAFHDTELVCSGDLSYLGGSWSKTAGSAGDIPLQGDFSAEHMIFGVEGIDPFRREKLIDLLDINLQWRMHKVSDGQRRRVQICMGLLHPFKVLLLDEVTVDLDVVARMDLLEFFKEECEQRSYNCICNSYFRRARDMG, from the exons ATGGCGGAGAAAAATGCGAGCGCGGTGGACGGTGCAATTAGGGTTAGTGGAATGCAGTTTTCTTACGATGTTCAAGATCCTATTTTCTTCGATTTTAATCTCGATCTTCCCGCTGGATCTCGTTGCCTCTTGGTTGGTGCCAATGGATCTG GGAAAACTACGTTATTGAAGATTCTTGCTGGAAAACATATGGTTGGAGGAAAGAATGTTGTACAAGTGCTTGATCGCTCAGCATTTCATGATACAGAGCTTGTTTGTAGTGGTGATTTGTCTTACCTAGGAGGATCATGGAGTAAAACTGCTGGTTCTGCT GGTGATATTCCACTCCAAGGAGACTTCTCAGCAGAACATATGATATTTGGAG ttGAAGGGATTGATCCTTTCAGAAGAGAGAAGTTGATTGATCTTCTTGATATCAATCTTCAATGGCGTATGCATAAGGTTTCTGATGGGCAGAGACGTCGAGTGCAAATATGTATGGGTCTATTACATCCGTTCAAG GTATTACTACTGGATGAAGTTACTGTTGACCTCGACGTTGTTGCTAGGATGGATTTGTTGGAGTTCTTTAAAGAAGAATGTGAACAG AGGAGCTACAATTGTATATGCAACTCATATTTTCGACGGGCTCGAGACATGGGCTAG
- the CRA1 gene encoding RmlC-like cupins superfamily protein (CRUCIFERINA (CRA1); FUNCTIONS IN: nutrient reservoir activity; INVOLVED IN: response to abscisic acid stimulus; EXPRESSED IN: guard cell, seed; EXPRESSED DURING: seedling growth, seed development stages; CONTAINS InterPro DOMAIN/s: 11-S seed storage protein, conserved site (InterPro:IPR022379), Cupin, RmlC-type (InterPro:IPR011051), Cupin 1 (InterPro:IPR006045), RmlC-like jelly roll fold (InterPro:IPR014710), 11-S seed storage protein, plant (InterPro:IPR006044); BEST Arabidopsis thaliana protein match is: cruciferin 2 (TAIR:AT1G03880.1); Has 984 Blast hits to 960 proteins in 164 species: Archae - 0; Bacteria - 115; Metazoa - 2; Fungi - 0; Plants - 867; Viruses - 0; Other Eukaryotes - 0 (source: NCBI BLink).): protein MKPFYLAGNNPQGQVWLQGREQQPQKNIFNGFGPEVIAQALKIDLQTAQQLQNQDDNRGNIVRVQGPFGVIRPPLRGQRPQEEEEEEGRHGRHGNGLEETICSARCTDNLDDPSRADVYKPQLGYISTLNSYDLPILRFIRLSALRGSIRQNAMVLPQWNANANAILYVTDGEAQIQIVNDNGNRVFDGQVSQGQLIAVPQGFSVVKRATSNRFQWVEFKTNANAQINTLAGRTSVLRGLPLEVITNGFQISPEEARRVKFNTLETTLTHSSGPASYGRPRVAAA from the exons ATGAAGCCATTTTACTTAGCCGGAAACAACCCACAAGGTCAAGTATGGCTACAAGGACGAGAGCAACAGCCACAGAAGAACATTTTCAATGGATTTGGACCCGAGGTTATTGCTCAAGCTTTGAAGATCGATCTTCAGACAGCACAGCAACTTCAGAACCAAGATGACAACCGTGGAAACATTGTCCGAGTCCAAGGACCGTTCGGTGTCATTAGGCCGCCTTTGAGGGGCCAGAGACCtcaggaggaggaagaagaagaaggacgacATGGACGACACGGTAATGGCTTAGAGGAGACCATCTGCAGCGCCAGGTGCACCGATAACCTCGATGACCCGTCTCGTGCTGACGTGTACAAGCCACAGCTCGGTTACATCAGCACTCTCAACAGTTACGATCTCCCCATCCTTCGCTTCATCCGTCTCTCAGCCCTCCGTGGATCTATCCGTCAA AACGCAATGGTGCTTCCACAGTGGAACGCAAACGCGAACGCTATTCTTTACGTGACAGACGGGGAAGCCCAAATCCAGATCGTAAACGACAATGGTAACAGAGTGTTTGACGGACAAGTCTCTCAAGGACAGCTCATAGCCGTACCACAAGGTTTCTCGGTGGTGAAACGCGCAACAAGCAACCGATTCCAGTGGGTTGAGTTCAAAACAAACGCTAACGCGCAAATCAACACTCTGGCGGGACGAACCTCAGTCTTGAGAGGTTTACCACTTGAAGTCATAACCAATGGGTTCCAAATCTCACCCGAAGAAGCAAGGAGGGTCAAGTTCAACACGCTCGAGACCACTTTGACTCACAGCAGTGGCCCAGCTAGCTACGGAAGGCCAAGGGTGGCTGCAGCTTAA
- the CRA1 gene encoding RmlC-like cupins superfamily protein (CRUCIFERINA (CRA1); FUNCTIONS IN: nutrient reservoir activity; INVOLVED IN: response to abscisic acid stimulus; EXPRESSED IN: guard cell, seed; EXPRESSED DURING: seedling growth, seed development stages; CONTAINS InterPro DOMAIN/s: 11-S seed storage protein, conserved site (InterPro:IPR022379), Cupin, RmlC-type (InterPro:IPR011051), Cupin 1 (InterPro:IPR006045), RmlC-like jelly roll fold (InterPro:IPR014710), 11-S seed storage protein, plant (InterPro:IPR006044); BEST Arabidopsis thaliana protein match is: cruciferin 2 (TAIR:AT1G03880.1); Has 1024 Blast hits to 991 proteins in 167 species: Archae - 0; Bacteria - 115; Metazoa - 2; Fungi - 0; Plants - 907; Viruses - 0; Other Eukaryotes - 0 (source: NCBI BLink).) — protein MGKVIPGCAETFQDSSEFQPRFEGQGQSQRFRDMHQKVEHIRSGDTIATTPGVAQWFYNDGQEPLVIVSVFDLASHQNQLDRNPRPFYLAGNNPQGQVWLQGREQQPQKNIFNGFGPEVIAQALKIDLQTAQQLQNQDDNRGNIVRVQGPFGVIRPPLRGQRPQEEEEEEGRHGRHGNGLEETICSARCTDNLDDPSRADVYKPQLGYISTLNSYDLPILRFIRLSALRGSIRQNAMVLPQWNANANAILYVTDGEAQIQIVNDNGNRVFDGQVSQGQLIAVPQGFSVVKRATSNRFQWVEFKTNANAQINTLAGRTSVLRGLPLEVITNGFQISPEEARRVKFNTLETTLTHSSGPASYGRPRVAAA, from the exons ATGGGAAAAGTGATCCCTGGATGCGCCGAAACATTCCAAGACTCATCAGAGTTCCAACCACGCTTCGAAGGTCAAGGTCAAAGCCAGAGGTTCCGTGACATGCACCAGAAAGTGGAGCACATTAGGAGCGGTGATACCATTGCCACAACACCCGGTGTAGCACAGTGGTTCTACAACGACGGACAGGAACCACTTGTCATCGTCAGCGTCTTCGATCTAGCCAGTCACCAGAACCAGCTTGACCGCAACCCaagg CCATTTTACTTAGCCGGAAACAACCCACAAGGTCAAGTATGGCTACAAGGACGAGAGCAACAGCCACAGAAGAACATTTTCAATGGATTTGGACCCGAGGTTATTGCTCAAGCTTTGAAGATCGATCTTCAGACAGCACAGCAACTTCAGAACCAAGATGACAACCGTGGAAACATTGTCCGAGTCCAAGGACCGTTCGGTGTCATTAGGCCGCCTTTGAGGGGCCAGAGACCtcaggaggaggaagaagaagaaggacgacATGGACGACACGGTAATGGCTTAGAGGAGACCATCTGCAGCGCCAGGTGCACCGATAACCTCGATGACCCGTCTCGTGCTGACGTGTACAAGCCACAGCTCGGTTACATCAGCACTCTCAACAGTTACGATCTCCCCATCCTTCGCTTCATCCGTCTCTCAGCCCTCCGTGGATCTATCCGTCAA AACGCAATGGTGCTTCCACAGTGGAACGCAAACGCGAACGCTATTCTTTACGTGACAGACGGGGAAGCCCAAATCCAGATCGTAAACGACAATGGTAACAGAGTGTTTGACGGACAAGTCTCTCAAGGACAGCTCATAGCCGTACCACAAGGTTTCTCGGTGGTGAAACGCGCAACAAGCAACCGATTCCAGTGGGTTGAGTTCAAAACAAACGCTAACGCGCAAATCAACACTCTGGCGGGACGAACCTCAGTCTTGAGAGGTTTACCACTTGAAGTCATAACCAATGGGTTCCAAATCTCACCCGAAGAAGCAAGGAGGGTCAAGTTCAACACGCTCGAGACCACTTTGACTCACAGCAGTGGCCCAGCTAGCTACGGAAGGCCAAGGGTGGCTGCAGCTTAA
- the CRA1 gene encoding RmlC-like cupins superfamily protein (CRUCIFERINA (CRA1); FUNCTIONS IN: nutrient reservoir activity; INVOLVED IN: response to abscisic acid stimulus; LOCATED IN: endomembrane system; EXPRESSED IN: guard cell, seed; EXPRESSED DURING: seedling growth, seed development stages; CONTAINS InterPro DOMAIN/s: 11-S seed storage protein, conserved site (InterPro:IPR022379), Cupin, RmlC-type (InterPro:IPR011051), Cupin 1 (InterPro:IPR006045), RmlC-like jelly roll fold (InterPro:IPR014710), 11-S seed storage protein, plant (InterPro:IPR006044); BEST Arabidopsis thaliana protein match is: cruciferin 2 (TAIR:AT1G03880.1); Has 1047 Blast hits to 1009 proteins in 168 species: Archae - 0; Bacteria - 115; Metazoa - 2; Fungi - 0; Plants - 930; Viruses - 0; Other Eukaryotes - 0 (source: NCBI BLink).) — protein MARVSSLLSFCLTLLILFHGYAAQQGQQGQQFPNECQLDQLNALEPSHVLKSEAGRIEVWDHHAPQLRCSGVSFARYIIESKGLYLPSFFNTAKLSFVAKGRGLMGKVIPGCAETFQDSSEFQPRFEGQGQSQRFRDMHQKVEHIRSGDTIATTPGVAQWFYNDGQEPLVIVSVFDLASHQNQLDRNPRPFYLAGNNPQGQVWLQGREQQPQKNIFNGFGPEVIAQALKIDLQTAQQLQNQDDNRGNIVRVQGPFGVIRPPLRGQRPQEEEEEEGRHGRHGNGLEETICSARCTDNLDDPSRADVYKPQLGYISTLNSYDLPILRFIRLSALRGSIRQNAMVLPQWNANANAILYVTDGEAQIQIVNDNGNRVFDGQVSQGQLIAVPQGFSVVKRATSNRFQWVEFKTNANAQINTLAGRTSVLRGLPLEVITNGFQISPEEARRVKFNTLETTLTHSSGPASYGRPRVAAA, from the exons atggCTCgagtctcttctcttctttctttctgctTAACACTTTTGATCCTTTTCCATGGCTACGCGGCTCAACAGGGTCAGCAGGGTCAGCAGTTTCCGAACGAGTGCCAGCTCGACCAGCTCAATGCGCTCGAGCCGTCACACGTACTGAAGAGCGAGGCTGGTCGCATCGAGGTGTGGGACCACCACGCTCCTCAGCTCCGTTGCTCAGGTGTCTCCTTTGCACGTTACATCATCGAGTCTAAGGGTCTCTACTTGCCCTCTTTCTTTAACACCGCGAAGCTCTCTTTCGTGGCTAAGG GACGAGGTCTTATGGGAAAAGTGATCCCTGGATGCGCCGAAACATTCCAAGACTCATCAGAGTTCCAACCACGCTTCGAAGGTCAAGGTCAAAGCCAGAGGTTCCGTGACATGCACCAGAAAGTGGAGCACATTAGGAGCGGTGATACCATTGCCACAACACCCGGTGTAGCACAGTGGTTCTACAACGACGGACAGGAACCACTTGTCATCGTCAGCGTCTTCGATCTAGCCAGTCACCAGAACCAGCTTGACCGCAACCCaagg CCATTTTACTTAGCCGGAAACAACCCACAAGGTCAAGTATGGCTACAAGGACGAGAGCAACAGCCACAGAAGAACATTTTCAATGGATTTGGACCCGAGGTTATTGCTCAAGCTTTGAAGATCGATCTTCAGACAGCACAGCAACTTCAGAACCAAGATGACAACCGTGGAAACATTGTCCGAGTCCAAGGACCGTTCGGTGTCATTAGGCCGCCTTTGAGGGGCCAGAGACCtcaggaggaggaagaagaagaaggacgacATGGACGACACGGTAATGGCTTAGAGGAGACCATCTGCAGCGCCAGGTGCACCGATAACCTCGATGACCCGTCTCGTGCTGACGTGTACAAGCCACAGCTCGGTTACATCAGCACTCTCAACAGTTACGATCTCCCCATCCTTCGCTTCATCCGTCTCTCAGCCCTCCGTGGATCTATCCGTCAA AACGCAATGGTGCTTCCACAGTGGAACGCAAACGCGAACGCTATTCTTTACGTGACAGACGGGGAAGCCCAAATCCAGATCGTAAACGACAATGGTAACAGAGTGTTTGACGGACAAGTCTCTCAAGGACAGCTCATAGCCGTACCACAAGGTTTCTCGGTGGTGAAACGCGCAACAAGCAACCGATTCCAGTGGGTTGAGTTCAAAACAAACGCTAACGCGCAAATCAACACTCTGGCGGGACGAACCTCAGTCTTGAGAGGTTTACCACTTGAAGTCATAACCAATGGGTTCCAAATCTCACCCGAAGAAGCAAGGAGGGTCAAGTTCAACACGCTCGAGACCACTTTGACTCACAGCAGTGGCCCAGCTAGCTACGGAAGGCCAAGGGTGGCTGCAGCTTAA
- the FLA13 gene encoding FASCICLIN-like arabinogalactan protein 13 precursor (FASCICLIN-like arabinogalactan protein 13 precursor (FLA13); FUNCTIONS IN: molecular_function unknown; LOCATED IN: anchored to plasma membrane, plasma membrane, anchored to membrane, plant-type cell wall; EXPRESSED IN: 23 plant structures; EXPRESSED DURING: 14 growth stages; CONTAINS InterPro DOMAIN/s: FAS1 domain (InterPro:IPR000782); BEST Arabidopsis thaliana protein match is: FASCICLIN-like arabinoogalactan 9 (TAIR:AT1G03870.1); Has 960 Blast hits to 947 proteins in 155 species: Archae - 12; Bacteria - 234; Metazoa - 13; Fungi - 0; Plants - 680; Viruses - 0; Other Eukaryotes - 21 (source: NCBI BLink).) produces MATTPLLLLLLTAVFLSTEITAQRAAPAPGPAGPINITAILEKGGQFVTLIRLLNTTQIGNQINIQINSSSEGMTVLAPTDNAFQNLKPGTLNKLSPDDQVKLILYHVSPKFYTLEDLLSVSNPVRTQASGRDVGGVYGLNFTGQGNQVNVSTGVVETRLSTSLRQERPLAVYVVDMVLLPEEMFGERKISPMAPPPKSKSPDVSDDSESSKKAAAPSESEKSGSGEMNTGLGLGLGLVVLCLKFLL; encoded by the coding sequence ATGGCCACCActcctctcctcctccttctcctcaCCGCCGTCTTCCTCTCCACGGAGATAACCGCTCAACGCGCTGCTCCGGCTCCTGGCCCGGCTGGTCCCATCAACATCACGGCAATCCTCGAAAAAGGCGGACAATTTGTTACTCTTATCCGTCTTTTAAACACAACTCAAATAGGAAACCAGATAAACATCCAAATCAACAGTTCATCAGAAGGCATGACCGTGTTAGCACCAACAGACAACGCTTtccaaaaccttaaacccgGAACCCTAAACAAACTAAGCCCGGACGACCAAGTCAAACTCATTCTTTACCATGTCAGTCCCAAATTCTACACATTGGAAGATCTTCTCTCTGTAAGTAACCCGGTCAGAACTCAGGCTTCAGGTCGAGACGTTGGTGGGGTTTACGGACTTAACTTCACCGGTCAAGGGAATCAAGTCAATGTATCTACTGGTGTCGTTGAGACACGTCTCAGTACTTCATTGAGACAAGAACGTCCTCTTGCGGTTTACGTGGTGGACATGGTATTGTTGCCGGAAGAGATGTTTGGAGAACGTAAGATCTCACCGATGGCGCCtccaccaaaatcaaaatctcctGATGTCTCAGATGATTCAGAGTCCTCTAAGAAAGCGGCTGCTCCGTCAGAGTCAGAGAAGTCTGGCTCCGGTGAGATGAATACTGGATTAGGGCTTGGTCTTGGacttgttgtgttgtgtttgaaATTCCTCCTTtga